From Pleurocapsa sp. PCC 7319:
TGGGTGATTCAGCAGGAATGTAAAAATTCAGACCTACTGTATCAATTTTATTGGTGGAGGAGTTTATCTAGTATAGTGCAATCAAATTTTTCTCAGCAACAGCAAAATGGCGGAGCTAGGAACCTTTCTAAACCTCTGAAGATTGGGGTGATTGGGGTAGGGAATATGGGACAACATCATGCTCGTATTCTCAGTTTGCTTAAAGATATTGAGTTGGTAGGAGTATCTGATGCCAATTTGGCAAGAGGTATCGAAATCGCCAGCCAATATCAAACTCATTTCTATGAAAATTACCAAGAATTATTACCTCATATAGATGCAGTCTGTATTGCTGTTCCCACAAAAATTCATCATCAGGTAGGAGTTGATTGCCTTAAAGCTGGCGTTCATACTTTAATTGAAAAACCGATAGCTGCTTCCATTGCTGAAGCAGAATCATTGGTCAATTTAGCTGCCGAAACTGGTTGTATTTTGCAGGTAGGTCATATTGAAAGATTTAATCCTGCATTTCAGGAATTAAGCAAAGTTATCCAGACCGAAAATATCCTCGCCCTGGAAGCACGTCGTCAAAGTCCCTACTCTAATCGAGCTAATGATGTTTCAGTCGTCTTAGATTTAATGATTCACGACATCGATTTGTTGTTGGAGTTGTCTGCTTCACCAGTAGTTAAGCTAACTGCTAGTGGTAGTACGTCCAGTGATTCGGGCAATTTGGATTATGTGACTGCTACTCTGGGTTTTGCCAGCGGAGTAGTAGCAACTCTCACTGCTTCCAAAGTTACTCATCGTAAGATTCGTTGTCTGGCGGCACATTGCCAAAATTCCTTAATTGAGACTGATTTTCTCAAAAATGAAATTTTAATTCATCGTCATCAACAGCAAAACTTGCAGCCGGAACAAAAGCCAATGCTATATAGACAAGATGGTATTACAGAAAAGGTTTATACCAGCAATGTCGAACCAATATATGCTGAAATTGAGCATTTTGTGAGCTGTATTAGTGGTGGGGAACGCCCTTCTGTTGGTGGAGAACAAGCCCTCAAGGCACTGCGTTTGGCCAGCTTAGTTGAGCAAATGGCATTAGATGGTCAAATTTGGCATTCATTAGAAGAGCAGCAAAAAATTGATTCCCCTGCTATCTCAATTTCTTAAGTGTATAAATTTAATTGCAGTTTAAGCATTTAATAAATTCTTAAACTGCATAGTAACCGTTGACTTGGTATTTAAATTGACAAAAAAAATTTTCCTTAAGTACAAGAATAATTTGACTACAGAGCTAATTTAATCTGTATTTGAGTTTTATTTTAGGTGTGAGGAAAATTTAACATGATTAAGATCAAGCACCCCGCTTTGATCGGTACCGTAGCATTATTGCACACAGTTTTGTTTTCTGGTAATTCTACCGTCTCGGCTCAAGAGGTTGATCTATCTAATCCAGATGCGATCGCCAATTATGCAGATTTAGCCGATCCCCTACAGAGTGATGCCAATGTCGAGAGTTCAGCTGACAATTCTCTGGGTCAGGTTACTAACGTAAATCAATTACGAGATGTTGCTCCCACAGATTGGGCTTATGAGGCTTTAAGGAGTTTAGTAGATCGTTATGGCTGTATTGCTGGTTTTCCCAACCAAACCTATCGAGGTAGTCAAGCCCTAACACGATATGAATTTGCAGCAGGTTTGAATAGCTGTTTGAATCAAATCGAGCGTCTGATAGCCTCCAGCGAATCTGTGAGTCAGGAAGATTTAGATGCTATACAACGATTGACTCAGGAATTTGAGGCAGAATTAGCTACTCTAGGGGGGAAAGTTGACGAGCTGGAAAGCCGAACAGCTTTTCTCGAAGATAATCAGTTTTCGACAACTACCCAACTTCAAGGAGAAGTGGTGTTCAACTTGGCAGAAGCTTTTGGGGATGACATAGACTCAGAAACAACTTTCAGCGAAAGAGTCCGTCTCCAGCTAGTTAGTAGTTTTACAGGTAAAGATAAGCTATTTACTCGTTTAACTACCGGAAATATTGGCAATTCTTTCCAGGATGAAACAGGTACGCGGGAAGGTCGCTTTGCCTTTGATGGTCCTGGCGATAATAGTATTACTATTGACCGTCTCCACTACAATTTTCCATTACTTAATGACAATCTGAAGGTCACTGCCATGGCAGGCTTGGCTGCTCATCACTTCTATGCTGAAACCTTCAACTCCGGTTTAGACGTTGGTGGTGGTGCTAATGGTGCGTTAACTCGTTTTGGTGAGCGTAACCCTATATATCGTCAGGGAATTGCCAATTCATCCGCTGGTATTGGTGCGACTTATTCCTTTGGAGACTTTGTAGAAGTTTCTGGGGGATACATCTCTCCTACTGCATCCGATCCTAATGATGCTAACGGTCTTTTTAACGGTAGTTTCTCTGCTCTGGGTCAAATCGCTGTTACTCCCATTGAACCTCTGAAAATTGGTTTTACCTATGTTCGAGGTTATGATAACGAGCAAGCGGGACTGGATGATGCCGGAGATCCTGCTGGATTTCGCGGTTCTTTCTTATGGGGTGCTACTGGTACTAACTTTGCCAATTTCCGAGGCGTAGGTGTTACGAATGAACCGATAGCAACAAACTCTTTTGGTGCGCAATTCCAGTTTGATATTACCCCAACAATTAGTGTTCGTGGCTGGGGTGGCTTTACTGATGCCAACATTATCAATAGCGGTGGTAATGATGATAATGGCGATGCCGATATTTGGAACTACGCTGGTGCATTGGTAGTATCAGACCTGATCAAAGAAGGTAGTATGGCAGCCTTAATTGTTGGTGCTGAACCCTATTTAACATCAATTGATGCTGATGGTGATGGTAACGATGAAACTATTACTAATGATGTTCCTATTCACCTTGAAGCTTTATATAAGTATCAGCTAAACGATAACATTTCGATCACTCCTGGTCTTATTTGGCTTGCTACTCCCAACCAAGATAGCAACAATGATGATATCTTTATCGGTGCTTTGAGAACTACATTTACTTTCTAGAATTTGCGAAACCGTTTGGTAGGGCAATAATCAAACGAAAAATAATTTGAGGGTTAAAGACTGAGTATATTCAAGCTCGGCTTTAATCCTTTTTTTGTCTCACCTTTAACTAGCTATTAGCTATTAGCCGTTAGCTCTTAGCTAATAGCTGACCGCGAAGCGGTTTTAAAATTCAGACTTAGCTAGAATTAACATAAGTTAATCAAAATAGTCGGCTCGTTGGTGCGAGCTCTACATTCTTATGAGCGAAAAATCCCGTATTTGTATCATTGGCGGAGGCTTTGGTGGGTTGTATACTGCTTTGCGTCTTAGCGAATTTCCTTGGGAAAGCGAACAAAAACCAGAAATAACTTTAATTGATAAAAGCGATCGCTTTTTGTTTTCGCCCTTGCTATATGAACTAGTTACCGAAGAGATGCAAAGTTGGGAAATCGCTCCCCCGTTTGCTGAACTATTGACAAATACAGGTATTATTTTTCATCAAGGCTGCGTTACTGATATTAATATTGAAGCCAAACAAGTCACCGTAAAGGACAAGGGAATAATTGAGTACGATAAATTAGTTCTCTCAACGGGAGGTAAAACTCCTGTAGACATTGTGACTGGAGCCAAAGAATATGCTATTCCTTTTCGTTCTCTTGATGATGCCTATCGTCTTCAGGAGGAATTAAGACTACTAGAAGAGGCAAACCCAGATAAGATTAGGGTGGCAGTAGTTGGTGGGGGCTATAGTGGAGTAGAGTTAGCCTGCAAACTAGCAGATCGTTTGGGTGAAAAGGGCAGAATTCGAATTATAGACCGTGGCGATCAAATTCTGAAAGATAGTTCGGATTTTAATCGGGAAACCGCGATCAAAGCTTTAGAGAAAAATCACATTTGGCAGGATTTAGAAACAGAAGTCGCCCAAGTTGATGCTGATAGTATTTCCCTCGTCTACAAAGGACAAACCGATACAATCCCTGTTGATTTGGTGTTGTGGACAGTGGGTAATCAAGTACCAGAGTTGATCACAAAGCTTCCTCTAGAGCAGAATGACCGGGGATTACTCGAAATTGAGCCTACCCTACAAGTAAAAGGTCGGGAGGATATCTATGCCCTTGGAGATGTGGCAGACTGTTACGATACTGACGGAAAATTACTTCCCGCTACGGCACAAGTAGCTTTTCAGCAGTCTGACTATTGTGCCTGGAACCTCTGGGCAGATGCGACTAATCGCCCTTTATTATCCTTTCGTTATCAGCCTTTGGGAGAAATGATGACTTTGGGAATAGACAATGCCACTATTAATGGTTTAGGTCTCAAATTAGATGGACCCTTCGCCTATGTCGCTCGTCGATTAATTTATCTCTATCGTCTGCCAACTTTGAAACATCAGCTCACGGTAGGACTAAACTGGATTACACAACCCATAGTTGAGTTGTTGTCGTCTTAGGTGGAGTCTTTGAGTTGACTAAGACAGAAATAAAAGTATTTTATATTACAATTACTTCGATTAGTAGTATACTTTGTTGACGGGAATAGTGTTTTACCTCTCTAATCCTTAATCTCAAAAATACATTAAATTTGCACAGATATTTTATGTCCCACGTTTATCAGTCTGATGCCAAATTTTTACCACCACAGCAAAATCCTTTGCTTACTCGTTTGATTCAAAGTATTTTCTATATAGTCGTATACTTTGTTTATCGAATTAGGATCGTCGTTGATGATCGCGATGTTGCCAAGTTAAAGGCGATCGCCGATCAGCGAGTAGTTTATCTGCCTAATCATTCCACGTTGGATGATGGACTAGTGGTATTTCTCTTGTCAGCACGTCTAGGTCAACTCTTTCATTATGTTGTAGCTTACGAAGCTTTTCAGGGTTTAGTTGGAAAATTAATGCAAACGGTAGGAGCCTACTCAATTCGGCGAGGAGTTGGCGATCGCCAAAGCATTATGCAAACCTTAAAAATACTTCAACAACCCCAATGTAAGCTGGTCATTTTTCCCGAAGGAGGTTGTTCCTATCAAAATGATACAGTGATGCCTTTTAGGTCAGGAGCGGTAGAGCTATCTTTTAAAGCGCTCAAGAAACTATACCAACATGAAAGTAAGATCCCCGATTTTTATCTAGTCCCTGTCAGCTTAAAATACCAATACCCTGATGCCACAGATGATCAAATAGATCGGGCTCTAAGTCGTTTAGAAGTTGCTTTGGCACTGAAGACTACGGAAGATGATTTATATTTACGGTTGCGAGCCATATCAGCTAGGGTATTAACCAATATCGAAACTGAATATCATCTAACTCCCGTGGTAGAAGCAGACTGGAATCAGCGAATTCGTTTTCTGAGAAAGCACCTGTTGAATTATTGCGAAGAAAAACTACAAATAGTTCCTGTTACCGAATATCCAGATCGAGAAAGAGTCTACAAAATTCAATCAGTTTTAGCTGCCATTCCAGAATCAGCTAAACAAGGAGAAATAGATTATGAGCATATTTATCAAACTACGGTTCGCCTACTTAATTTTGATGCCATTTATGATGGTTACGTTGCTGCTAAACCAACGCCAGAAAGGTTTTTTGCTACTTTAGATAGACTGGAGCGAGAAGTATTTCAAATTGATCGACCCAAATTTAAAGGGCAACGAAGAGTCGTAGTCAAAATAGGTACGCCCATTAATCTCAAAGAATATTGGTCAGACTATCAAAGCGATAGCCTCTGGCGGTGGGCGGAGCCCAATCGCGGAGCCTGGACGGAGTCCAATCGCTTTGCCAACCATCAGGATAATCGCAATTGCGTTCAGCAACTTGATCAAAGACCGATAATTGATACTATTACTCAAGCCCTACAACAGGAAGTTCAAGTCTCTTTAATTGACAATAATACATACCATTAATAATGACACCTCAATCATCAGCTAATACTTTACCCAAAGTTATTTTTTTAGATGCTATGGGTACGTTATTTGATCTTAAAAGCAGTGTTGGCGAAATATATCAACAATATGCGCTTAAATATGGTGTAAAAGCAGATGCTCAATTACTTAATAATGCTTTTATCAATAGCTTTAAATCTGCTCCGAAACTAGCATTTACTGCAACTAAACAAAAGCCAATCGAAGAGCAAGAGTTTGACTGGTGGAAAAATGTTGTTCAAACAACTTTTTTCCAACTTGGTCTTCTAAAACAATTCAGTGATTTTACTGATTTTTTTAGGGAAATTTATACTTATTTTGCTACAGAAGACCCGTGGTATGTTTTTCCTGATGTATTTCCTATGCTTCAAAAATGGAAATATCAAAAAGTTCAATTAGGAGTTATTTCTAACTTTGATAGCCGCTTACATGAGGTACTAACAGTCTTAAATTTAGAACATTTCTTTACTACTATTACAATTTCTTCGATGGAGGGATTTGCTAAACCTGACCAAAAAATTTTTAATATTGCTTTAAAAAAACATCAGTTAATTCCTCAACAAGCATGGCATATTGGAGACAGTCTTATTGAAGATTATCAAGGAGCAAAAAACGTGGGGATTAGAGCATTTTGGTTAAACCGTTCTTTATCTTCACGGAAGAACGAAAATCAGCTACCCAATTTAAGTAGTCTGGGATAAACTTGTGTTTATATATTGCTTTATAGATATACTTTTACAAACTAAAAAATGGGGGGATACGGGCTTTGGATACAGCTAATCAGCAAAGAATACTGGGATATTTTATAGAAGAAGCGAAAGAGCATCTCCAAACTCTTGAGCAAGGTATCTTGCAGCTATCTACAGCTGTTCGTGATGCAGAAACTGTCAATGAAATGTTCCGAGCGGCTCATTCGGTCAAGGGTGGGGCAGCAATGTTAGGTTACACTAGCATCCAAAAAACTGCTCACCGTTTGGAAGATTCATTTAAGATTCTTAAGGATAATCCAGTTGATGTCGATCACAAATTAGAGACACTGTTTCTCAACGGATACGATCACCTCCAAGATTTAATTGAACGCTTAGAAAGTTCTGCCGATTTTAGTGATAATGATGCTGTAGAAATCCTACAGCAAGCAGAATCTAACTTTGCTCTATTAGATCAATATCTACAGCAGCTATTGTCAGGGGGGGGCTCAGATAGCGTCAGTATTAGCCAGCAAGTAACAACAATCCTGAAACAAATGCTGCAATTATTTAAGCAGCCTGACAGTCCAGAAAGTCGTCAAAAATTGCATATTTCCTGTCAACATCTCAGTGAGATAGCTCCAGAAGAAACCAATTGGCAACAATTAGTAACTACTACCCAAAAGGCAATCACTAACAAAAAATATCCCTATGGAACTATTGCCAAAGTAGTTATTCAAGAGATCAAACAAGCTGGTGATTATTTAAATTCTGGACAAATAGATAAGCTGGTTCCCAGTAGAAATCTACAGCAACTTGCGGCAACTGCGGTCGAAACTTCAGGTGCTATTAGTGCTACTGTGACTATACCCACTGATCCTCAAGGAGCAGCATTAGCCCTGATTAAGACTTTTAACAAACAACAAATTTCTCAGATATTCCAGATTATTAAAAGCCGTATATAGTTAACATTTCATCATCT
This genomic window contains:
- a CDS encoding 1-acyl-sn-glycerol-3-phosphate acyltransferase, with product MSHVYQSDAKFLPPQQNPLLTRLIQSIFYIVVYFVYRIRIVVDDRDVAKLKAIADQRVVYLPNHSTLDDGLVVFLLSARLGQLFHYVVAYEAFQGLVGKLMQTVGAYSIRRGVGDRQSIMQTLKILQQPQCKLVIFPEGGCSYQNDTVMPFRSGAVELSFKALKKLYQHESKIPDFYLVPVSLKYQYPDATDDQIDRALSRLEVALALKTTEDDLYLRLRAISARVLTNIETEYHLTPVVEADWNQRIRFLRKHLLNYCEEKLQIVPVTEYPDRERVYKIQSVLAAIPESAKQGEIDYEHIYQTTVRLLNFDAIYDGYVAAKPTPERFFATLDRLEREVFQIDRPKFKGQRRVVVKIGTPINLKEYWSDYQSDSLWRWAEPNRGAWTESNRFANHQDNRNCVQQLDQRPIIDTITQALQQEVQVSLIDNNTYH
- a CDS encoding Hpt domain-containing protein, giving the protein MDTANQQRILGYFIEEAKEHLQTLEQGILQLSTAVRDAETVNEMFRAAHSVKGGAAMLGYTSIQKTAHRLEDSFKILKDNPVDVDHKLETLFLNGYDHLQDLIERLESSADFSDNDAVEILQQAESNFALLDQYLQQLLSGGGSDSVSISQQVTTILKQMLQLFKQPDSPESRQKLHISCQHLSEIAPEETNWQQLVTTTQKAITNKKYPYGTIAKVVIQEIKQAGDYLNSGQIDKLVPSRNLQQLAATAVETSGAISATVTIPTDPQGAALALIKTFNKQQISQIFQIIKSRI
- a CDS encoding Gfo/Idh/MocA family protein, with product MQSNFSQQQQNGGARNLSKPLKIGVIGVGNMGQHHARILSLLKDIELVGVSDANLARGIEIASQYQTHFYENYQELLPHIDAVCIAVPTKIHHQVGVDCLKAGVHTLIEKPIAASIAEAESLVNLAAETGCILQVGHIERFNPAFQELSKVIQTENILALEARRQSPYSNRANDVSVVLDLMIHDIDLLLELSASPVVKLTASGSTSSDSGNLDYVTATLGFASGVVATLTASKVTHRKIRCLAAHCQNSLIETDFLKNEILIHRHQQQNLQPEQKPMLYRQDGITEKVYTSNVEPIYAEIEHFVSCISGGERPSVGGEQALKALRLASLVEQMALDGQIWHSLEEQQKIDSPAISIS
- a CDS encoding NAD(P)/FAD-dependent oxidoreductase, with the protein product MSEKSRICIIGGGFGGLYTALRLSEFPWESEQKPEITLIDKSDRFLFSPLLYELVTEEMQSWEIAPPFAELLTNTGIIFHQGCVTDINIEAKQVTVKDKGIIEYDKLVLSTGGKTPVDIVTGAKEYAIPFRSLDDAYRLQEELRLLEEANPDKIRVAVVGGGYSGVELACKLADRLGEKGRIRIIDRGDQILKDSSDFNRETAIKALEKNHIWQDLETEVAQVDADSISLVYKGQTDTIPVDLVLWTVGNQVPELITKLPLEQNDRGLLEIEPTLQVKGREDIYALGDVADCYDTDGKLLPATAQVAFQQSDYCAWNLWADATNRPLLSFRYQPLGEMMTLGIDNATINGLGLKLDGPFAYVARRLIYLYRLPTLKHQLTVGLNWITQPIVELLSS
- a CDS encoding HAD-IA family hydrolase, whose translation is MTPQSSANTLPKVIFLDAMGTLFDLKSSVGEIYQQYALKYGVKADAQLLNNAFINSFKSAPKLAFTATKQKPIEEQEFDWWKNVVQTTFFQLGLLKQFSDFTDFFREIYTYFATEDPWYVFPDVFPMLQKWKYQKVQLGVISNFDSRLHEVLTVLNLEHFFTTITISSMEGFAKPDQKIFNIALKKHQLIPQQAWHIGDSLIEDYQGAKNVGIRAFWLNRSLSSRKNENQLPNLSSLG
- a CDS encoding iron uptake porin gives rise to the protein MIKIKHPALIGTVALLHTVLFSGNSTVSAQEVDLSNPDAIANYADLADPLQSDANVESSADNSLGQVTNVNQLRDVAPTDWAYEALRSLVDRYGCIAGFPNQTYRGSQALTRYEFAAGLNSCLNQIERLIASSESVSQEDLDAIQRLTQEFEAELATLGGKVDELESRTAFLEDNQFSTTTQLQGEVVFNLAEAFGDDIDSETTFSERVRLQLVSSFTGKDKLFTRLTTGNIGNSFQDETGTREGRFAFDGPGDNSITIDRLHYNFPLLNDNLKVTAMAGLAAHHFYAETFNSGLDVGGGANGALTRFGERNPIYRQGIANSSAGIGATYSFGDFVEVSGGYISPTASDPNDANGLFNGSFSALGQIAVTPIEPLKIGFTYVRGYDNEQAGLDDAGDPAGFRGSFLWGATGTNFANFRGVGVTNEPIATNSFGAQFQFDITPTISVRGWGGFTDANIINSGGNDDNGDADIWNYAGALVVSDLIKEGSMAALIVGAEPYLTSIDADGDGNDETITNDVPIHLEALYKYQLNDNISITPGLIWLATPNQDSNNDDIFIGALRTTFTF